The DNA window GGAATCCAAAAGATGTTGCCGTCTCGTACTTCCATCTACACAAGTTTTTCCGCACTTTGGATTTTAAAGGCGATTTCAATCAATTctgggatttttttgaaaacgacCACGGTAAGTTGGATGGTGTATTCCGTACGGAAGAGTATTAAGAAGCTAAAAAAGTTAAACAAATTATGGGCATCAGTAATCCAGGCTCCCTGAAAGACCTACATCCGTTGAAGTCACAAACTGGTGTCTCTACACAATTTTACGGTATTAGGCTAATGCCTCTCATATcgtatttcattatttttgacgGCGCTAATGAAAAAGGTTGTTAGAATCtaaaaaagaagggggaaaaccACGATTACGATGTTTCAAGACTTATATTCTAACTTTCTATCTGGAGAGAATAGCTTATGGATAATTTTGAtagaatttttacataaaaacggatGATTTTCTTGCATTAATGGCACGTGACAGAccgtttgaaattttgtgacgGCGTAAACCAAGATTCTGTTACTTTCATCAATCAGCAAGCGGTTCTTGCCAAGTTTCACGCAGTGAATCGTTGGATACCGCCGGTACGGGTTTTGACGCTCCGAGGAAGCATACATTTTAGTGAGACAAGTggctccttcaaattttcgagaTGCCATAAGCGTAGCATACTTTGTGCTCAccctaaaaataattaaagactGCCTTCTGTGTGATCATTTGGACAAGAGACCATGCGTCAATACTCTGGTGTTCTGGAAAAATACAGTAATTTTCACTCCTATCGAAGAAGTCCAcgatttttcctgatacttTGAAATCATGAAACTTAAGGTATCCAAAAACCTCGCGGACTGTATCGGTTCACTTCAGTCAAGACTCAAAGTTCCCACACACTTTATTGTCCTACTTGAGTTAACTTAAGGTTATTTTGTTTCCTCTGATTGTCATTTACACTAAGGAACAGTCGAGGCAGAATGAAATATAAAAACTTGTAATCGTGATTCTGAGCTAATTCAGGcatcttttttcagttttgtggGCTCCATACTGGTCTCACATCAAAGAAGGATGGCAATCACGCTCCAATCCGAACGTTTGTTTCCTATTTTATGAAGATATCACTAAGGTAAGTTCAGCCGTGATAAATTGAAGCAGCCGATTACAATTCTCTAAAATTCTTCAACGTTTCAGCTATCATCATATTTTTCTTACGTCTTCCGCACGCTTATACTTGAGATGTTTGTAATGTAACTGAGAGAAAAGTTTACATGTAGCATACGAAGCGCTTAAAAAGAACGATATGGCCTCAGTGATACGTATCTCGGCTAACGAAATGAATGCTCTGTATGAACgcatctaaaaaatttgattctcaGTTCACCTTTAgtattattgaacttttttatgGTGTTGGAACTCCAGAGATTTTGTGATCACAAAGCTCCGGTAACCGCCCTTGGTGAAAATTAGGTGCTGTTCCTCTGTCATCAAAGCTGAAAAAACTAAGTCGtcatatttgaaaaataattgccTAAGTTCATAAATTTTTCACTAATTCTATTCCTAAGTATAATTTgaccactttgattttttttttttttttttttttttttttttttttttttttttgtgaatagGGTGCGGCAGTTCCACTGTAGAATAGTACTTTCAACGTGTAATGTGCattttacgttcttttgttAGGATCTGCGTGGTGCCATTAAGGTCATCAGTCACTTTTTGGGGAAAGACATCTCGCCCGAGGGTACAGAAAAACTGTTGAGCCATTTGAACATTAAGAATTTTCGATCTAATTCGTCAGTCAACTTTGACCCACTGAGAGAACTAGGATTCCTACAAGGTGACTCGCGACTCTTCATTCGAGAAGGTATGTGAACATTAATTCTTCGACTAAATCATCTAACACGTTAAGGCttaagtgaaaatttttttttacctttttacaatgcctttccctggtaaaaatggcaagtgttaggtcagtgaattttccactgaggtcagtgcaatttgctctgaggtcagttcagttttctccgatgtaagtgttaaagcactgACCCAAGAAGTaagcactgaggtaagaggcactgacgtcgggaggaagacttacctaagtgcagagatatctctgaggtaagcgggactgaggtcaggacttggttcagagggtaagtctctgatatcagtcttaatcgaaccgcactcactcccaaaaagtagagatggctccctCTTCCCCCACCCTActtcattttcgtgggggaatattcCTTGGGATACGGGGACCACAAACCTCATCTTACGGAGAGGCATATTTTTTATGAgggggattttctaagagggaaggaaaacttgtttaggtagccacactcttgaataatttgtttaacCTCCTTTGTTTatgatggcacttaaataattaaaacacaaaaaaatgagatcggtaaaaatattatcaccgctataatatgtatttagatgtagttatttaagcattattatttttttaacttaagagtaaaaaaaaaaaattaaatttggttttaatttttttcagttttaactctttttaaaatgttccactcttaatttttataaaattttcccaatttatttttaattattctccaacttttttactcctttaagtactttcaatttttgtatctgctaatttatattttttgtatcatctcaactttgattattttttttacatcctcagctataattttgaattttaatgcattctattttttttttcaaaaaaaatataacatataaaacttcattttcatgttgattgattgaaaaagaataataaaaaaattaagtatcggattcaaattcaaagacaaaatcatcatttgctgtcaaaattactccaatgggggccctgaaatgacATAATTACGCCCCTAGCACttacacgcgcaggtagtgtagtggttcagtCGCTAGGTCGATCACCGAAGATAAgctacgtcgggcgtagttagtacttagattggagaccgcatgggaacgagcgtTGTCCACTGAAGATTGTGATGATTACTTGTGATGGAAAACTCACAGTTAGCCCTCCCTGGTCGTCAAATAGTGAATTAGCGTACCTGGTGGATCGGTAATTAACTAAATTTTTGCCtctacagtatttctgggagtttccacacCGCTTACGTcggagacacttaggtcagtgccacttacatcagaggcacttgcctttggaacagacctaacactgatgtagcagatcagcgcccggcagcactgacatcagtgtttaggtctgttccaaaggcaagtgctactgatctgagcacttgccatttttaccagggttgctCGACGCTCGTGGTCAaaatattcagatttttttacacaagtctcaaataattgaaaatagccTACCCACCCATTTCCCGCCCTCTCATGTCACCTActcgaagaaaaatatactGGTCCTTTAGCCAGGATTGACCAACATAGGTCAAATTCCTGAAAGCAGATGGATGGTGAAGCCGGGGGCACCATTGAGGACCTGCAGTCCTGCACTGGCGCTGGTGGTGATAAACATCATAATCGATCGCTAAAAAAGTcccataaaaaaaatcaatttatttgtACGAAGTCTCTGCACCAACAGGACATCAGAAATGACTTAGAACGTCCCAATATATATTTATCAAAGATTGTGACTCACAAAGttcttttaatttcaaattattattttattttgattgtaTCATCTTTTTCCATATCATTCCAGGTAAAACGGACGGATCACGCGATTACTATTCCTCAGAGCTCTCAAAGCGAGTGGAAAAATGGGTAGAAGAAAATATTAAGCAAATAAGCGGATTTCAGTTTCCAAAGATGCTCAATCAATCTGGATAAAATAACCCCTCATGACTCTCCGGTGCAATATACTGTTCTTTACCAtgatttttttacaacttttgtttatttatttgtaaTCGTCTCATTTAATTAATTTGTTAAGTTTTTAATCTTTGTAACGACACCAAAGCCACGCCAAAAGCTGCATTGTTACTTTACTTTTAAACTCTTCCTTGGTTGGATGTTGAAAATATGTTCCATTTTGCTTGCCCTTTTTGCAGACGCTGATCCAGTTACCTCAAAcgccctattttttttttttttaacattttagtgaatgttctaaaaaataaacgatTACAATACTTGAAGAAAATATATTACTTTAGCTTTATCAAATATGTTataattaaaaacatttatgtatATTAAAACATAGACTTATCATTTGAAACAGTTTGTTCAAACTATTGCACTTTAGTCGGAGTCCTTCTTCTCTATAAGCGCGTAGGTAACTCAATTTTTGGCGTCGATCTCGTCCCAACCTCATCGCAACTGTCGAAAATTCCAAGCTCCTTCATCGCTTTAAATTCTCTTTTTGAGTCGAAGCCATACTGAGCCTTTTGGGTTCAGGGTAAACGCTTTCGGGTCCATTTCGATGTGATCAACGGTTTTTGAACAAGTGTGAAGCGTGTAACCGGACACCAAGGTGATCACCATAGTTTTTACGTCCATCAGCGCCAATCGTTGAGCTGCAACAGATAATACTCGGATTACAAAGTGCAAATATCACCATAAAATTTAAGGCAAGAAGCATTCATACTTGATGAATAGTCGCGACATGAATGACACTTGGAACATGTGTCCTCCCTCATGAGGCGCGAGATAATTTCTTACTTGCAGATAAGTTCATAGCTAGGACCGAACATTCCAATTGCTCGATAGTAAATTCaataaaatcgatttaaatAGTTTACCTGGATTACAGTTTGGAAGCTCCTCCCCTTTCTCCGAGGTATCTTCTCGTTTCTCTCCGAACGTGGCGTGCTTGTGGAGCTAGAGCCACCAGGGGCAAATTATGATGGGTCGTAAACGCGTCAATTTTTCTCtactttttactgttttttttatcGTCATTTCATGATAATCACTTTGGGCTTTAAATTGAAGCCTTAAGGCCtaaatacacacggcgattaatcgccatGTGTATTTAGGCCTTTACAGGAAGCTTTTCGTATGTGTACAACGATGTTAGGATGGAAACACGCGTGCCTATTTAATACTGGGATGCTGCGAACGATTTCctgcaatcttttttttttatttcgtttgAAAGGCCAAACGGATTCTTAATGTTTGCGTTTCGCGTAATCTTGCATGCCTTTTTAAGCATaatctccaaaaaaattcacgcAAAAATTTCTAGTGATATACTCGCAAAAAGTGCAAACATGAGAGTTATTCTTAACACCGCAATCAAGATTGTTTCTTTCTACTTTCATCATACATGTGAAGTTTAAAAGTTGTCATATCATCATTCTGAACTTAACTTTGATTGGAAAGTAGTAATCGGTTAACTTAATCTACACGTTTTACGCGCTTCAGTTGCGCGGCGCCGCACAGTGACGCTACTCAGGTAACGAAAGTAAGAGCGCCTTCGATCTTActtatatgcaacacggaccgTCATAATAACCGTGGTATAATTTGCATTCAAATGTTACCATCAATTTCGCGGCACTTCCGTTGACGAGGAGCGCAAATGTTGAtaacctttttttcttctttgtttattaTAAAACAGAAGGttccctcttttcttttctcgtaCGAACCTTTAATGTACCGTAACCTTCAAGGACGGTTATTATTTCTAAGAAAACCCATCAGAGTTTTATGTATAGGCAGTCCTCGGGTTAATCCGCTAGACTGCAAGAGTCGTGTCTTCTAGAGATCAATTTATGACTTTTATCTCCCAttaagtttctttttcttttcaagcccccctcccctaaaAATATGCCACCCTTTATTTTCGGAAATATCATCaggttttctgaattttggtcACAGTAGTGGACTAAGAATGGTGAAAAAAGACTACTGGGCATTCCTTATTGTGCTGAATTTTCCCATAGCTTAAAAATTATCGATATCTCAAATGGAAGGAGAATTTCAGAGGGTCAACCGGGAAGAGAGACTTGGTTACGTACCCTAAGGGGTCCAAGACCCATTGAAATTCTACTTTAATTAGATATTCTTGAGGTGATTGATATACTCGTATATGGaaatttttcacaagttttGGTCCAAAATCAtcgccaaaattcagaaaaacgaCGATGTTTTCAACGGTGCGGGGAGAGGGGACTACTGCTCCGACTGAGAACTttgttgggggaaaaatatttacgaataACCTCTTCCGTTGACTCGTGTAATATGCCCTGTGCAGTCGGCTGGCGGTTTAACTATATAGGGAAACCCTGTGTAGATAAAGCATATAGATGAGTCAATAACCACTCATTTGAGAACAATAAAATATCAACGGAATTTCAAGTGCCTACTCAAGAGTCGTCTGCTTTCAAAACGGGGTTTCTATCTCTTCATATTGAAATATCTTCAAAGTTCCTGATGAGATAAGGGAAGCAGAAGAGAGTCTCTTGTTTGGTGATACATTTGTTTGGTTTTAACGCTCCTTTACGATGTACAATGATAAATTAAGATTGCAAATGCTTAGTTCATTTCTAAGATTAGACCTGACAAAACCACTAGCTAGGATCGAGCCACTTTCAACTCAGCATTAGACCACTTTTGGATCACTTTGTTTTTATATTTGGACCACGAGCAGATAACGTGTTTGAATATTAAAAACACTCGAAAATACTAGCTCATTTGGTTAAAATCTATGAGtcaactgattttttgagggtcTTCAGCTTTATCAGGAACACTCAAGAAAACTGTCACTTAAgcgaaatatttaaaaaaaaacctcgatgCCCTTGTTCCTAAAAGTCCTCGCAGAGAGGATACGGGGCAAGAAGTACCATAGTGTCTGTAGAAGATGAAAATGCCTCGATATCTGGTCTTTCTCGCTTCATGCAATACATAGACAAGAATTACCAATAATTAATCTGTAAATTTGGACCCTGCCTCAGCGTCCAAACTCACAATAGGATATATCACTGTATTCAACCCACCAATTAGCATAATCATTCTTAATCtctaggtaaaattttgaatacaatcaaaaaaaaaaaaaaagaattaccaCCATAAAGCCCGGAGAAAGGctaaatattgtttttttttctttttgagccAAATAATGGCTTTGCAAAGAGAGGAGGAGTTTCCTCGAAGTCGAATACTaagctccagtggcgtggcgtggcgtgttttgcgataaagtatcgataaacagggtgtttgcaaagaacaccttaatgatcgattctttatcatagcttcaaatggggaaatatcgataatcgatcagtcCACTGCTAAGCTCATAGATATGGTCCGTTGGCCACCATGGTATACATAAACAAAAATCTTACCGATGCAGAATCTAGGTCCATCGCCGAAAGGTAGGTATGATCCAGGAATGATTTTATCGACATTCTCCTCGGAAAATCGTTCAGGGTCGAACTTATCGGGGTCAGGGAAGAAAGTCGGGTCACGATGGAGAGCATACGTCGAGATGAAGACCTTGACGCCCTTCTCCACAACAACAGACTCACCCGAGATTTGAACATTCTCTGTGCAGTTTCTAGCAAGGATGCTAGCAACTGGATACTTTCGAAAAGTCTCTGCATCAAATGTAAAACACcggtaaaaaaattgagcattGATCCCCATCAGTTTGGGTAAAAATGTCGAAAAcaaagaagagagcgtatcgcATATCTGAGCAGTTTTTGTTGAAAGATAACATGTCCAAGTCAATAACGCTCGTATCGGTTGGAAACATACATCTTTAAATTTTGGTCTCAGgggtcgttcataaaatacgtaacgcctCAGGGTGGGGGTCTCGGAATTTTGTTTTCACGTGTCTAAGGTTACATGGATCTACGCCCCGAAAACAATGTTGGTCGAAGAATCCGAACTTTACAGTTACATATCTCATTAACGTCTCCTCGGTGGTGGCtaaaacattaatatctcaagAACACCATACCattgttaaaaatttgcaaaattgtaAGAAACCTGTACATTTAAAACCAATGTTTGTCGGAAAATCAACCCATTACGAGAAAAACTGATTAGATGCTATCAACCAGAATTACCCTAACTACACTATGCGTtacctaatttcctctcatgttttattttcaaagaaaactgaGGATTAAAAATATAGCGAGTACAATACTCTTTCTTTATAACGAGGAGCTACTATATACGAACTAATCAATGTTCATTATGGTGCACGTTGCGATGGATCCTTACATCGAACCTTCCCTTGACATATTCAGATGGAGGGGTGGAAGAGGCGAGAGGAAGGGAGGGTTTGCAAAAGCTGGTGTTTCTTGAAGGATACCTTTGACTATATTATAACTTACCATTAACAACTTGGTCCAGGTAGCGGAGCTTCTTGAGATCTTCGTACTTAATTTCGCCGCACGATTCCTTCCTGGCGCTTTGGATCTCTTGGAAAAGTCTCTCTTGCATCTCAGGATGACGGACCAACTCGTAGAGACAAAATGTGGTGATGGCAGACACGGGCTCGAGACCAGCGAAAAGGAAAGATGTGACTACTCCGGCTATTATATTCTCCGTAAATATAGGACCTGTCATTTGAAATATGTTTTTACTGAAGTACTTAGCACCAAAAAGTTTGGAGAGGAAACCCAGTGTTGAAAACAAATGCTTTTCAAAACTGAGAAATACGAACATCATGAAAGAATGACGGTACCTAGTCCAGGAATGCGCGGAAGGTCTAAAAGAATAGATGAGGATTGCGCGAGAAAGGCACAAGGATGGCGCAAATAGAGgccttaacatctgctacaggaatgcgcgaatttaaaccgaggttaatttaaggtagaagtttggcaaaacaggaaacggttggaaaataaacgcatttctATGGTAACGCAGTTtgggttagtttgttgacaagtcatcgatgtcttacctccTGATCATGaatgaagtgaaaatattgaatataggtcgtgggtataaagaacttttcTAActtctctcggaaaaaatatttaatcgggagaaacgaggcaacgctggaatgttcatacggccgcGAAACACAGCATGAGCCTTTTAAGCTCTATCactcgatgccgcgattattcgaacgcgagttcgaataatcgcgccgaacataGTGCGGCCGGCTataacgtatattagcgcctgcaagactctaGAAATatttcacgctttgcgccaaatAGTGCGGTCGGCTTAAAGCcgataatagcgcctacaagactgcatgaatacttctcgcattgcgccaaacgcagtgcggtcggcgagttggcgtgaaacgcacatcAGCACCTACAAGACTATAGGAATACTGTGGGACTGCTTGACTCGCGCGTCGTCGCGCGACCGCGATGTCTTCATCTACCGCAAACTCCCTGTAGGATTAACGCTTCCTCGTTAAATAgtgaatattcgcgcaaacatgtgagttttcagtatcagaaaaattcgcgcaatcctatgcaccttcaaaaaggtgaaaaagggGGCATCCGCGCAATGCTATCGCAGCCAAGGAAGAGTCGCGCGTGAATGGTGGGTGATTTAGGGAAGTTTTAGGGATATCTACGGATTGaatagcattttttaaaaatgaaaaaggaaattGTTCCGATATGAGTGCAAAATGTTCACTGCGACATCGAGACAGTACTTCAATGTGCAAGTAGAATTTTTACTAATGTATTTTGGCCAAAAAGTAGTAGGCCAGCATTGACTTATGCGAAAATgtccgttgtccaatacagggtttcataaCTACGGTGGTTTCCGTTGCTCCACGACACTGATGGATAAGATCGACCTCTTTTGTAAACGTTTAATTGTACTTAAAGGATATAATTAATAAAATTGTCTACATTCCGAACGTCTTAAACCATCATGCGTCTCCAAGTTACGACGTAATCGCCCACTCAAATTCTGGAATACTGTATCGGGCATCAGACGTTTTCGCATTAGCCGATTCAATTACTTCTCATATTAAGGCACATCGACGACTGTTTGCGAAACTCAGTCAAATTAAAACTGATTTTAAAGTCACTTCATTGTGCATCGTTCAGAACATGGCTACCTTCATGGACGACACCGCCCTCCAAGACCGAAAGGTCCTCGTTGGAGTCCCGAGTAACGTCGCTCTCGGAGCTGCTGATGTTCATGAGGATCTGGAGGAAGTCCTTCCTGGTGGATTGCCCGGCCTTTGTTTTCATCTCCATCGCGTTCTTGGTGATAGTCATGAGGAATTGTTCTACTGCCGGCTGCCTCGGCACAATCCTGAGCAACTCCGGAAGTTTGGGATGGATCATCTCCAACAA is part of the Bemisia tabaci chromosome 1, PGI_BMITA_v3 genome and encodes:
- the LOC109029766 gene encoding sulfotransferase 4A1 isoform X3, producing the protein MTLSGLVGSVIMTDEVGNGPAEIREVDRTLHEKMSRFFRGERSGFVEVGPDKYFLPKKYEEDAMKLHSFRPRPDDTWIVTFPRSAFLNCRFSTTVCDDMKKQLLTEAGDDTARSTALAEACVPAFEILERAESPRFIKTHLPFSLLPQDLLQSGAKVIYIARNPKDVAVSYFHLHKFFRTLDFKGDFNQFWDFFENDHVLWAPYWSHIKEGWQSRSNPNVCFLFYEDITKDLRGAIKVISHFLGKDISPEGTEKLLSHLNIKNFRSNSSVNFDPLRELGFLQGDSRLFIREGKTDGSRDYYSSELSKRVEKWVEENIKQISGFQFPKMLNQSG